In Physeter macrocephalus isolate SW-GA unplaced genomic scaffold, ASM283717v5 random_211, whole genome shotgun sequence, one genomic interval encodes:
- the ACP2 gene encoding lysosomal acid phosphatase isoform X3: MTPGIRLTHSYFQPGTWKAIVAKPCGNREPSLPSGPLNPWICPQEGMLQHWELGQALRQRYHDFLNTSYHRQEVTIKNKTSPGAPVRGQSSPTPLPQLLKFPLGPCPRFEQLQNETRRTPEYQNESIQNAQFLDMVANETGLTDLTLETVWNVYDTLFCEQTHGLVLPPWASPQTMQRLSRLKDFSFRFLFGIYEQAEKARLQGGVLLAQIRKNLTLVATTSPLPKLLVYSAHDTTLVALQMALDVYNGKQAPYASCHIFELYQEDTGNFSVEMYFRNETTKAPWPLILPGCPHRCPLQDFLRLTEPVVPKDWQQECRLASSPADTGELLPASMLAVPQNSLQFISTGLERADALPAILLQGWQSFSQLRRCMVWGEAHPIPRQLISHPETYSSPSVLILRETKSNQERTVLSSYHQVFQLTRWYKPPLGASLSTYTLGPSLLTSTRTLVLSVTALLDQCHLKA; encoded by the exons GAACTTGGAAAGCAATAGTGGCTAAGCCCTGTGGTAATCGTGAGCCATCCCTTCCCTCTGGGCCTCTTAACCCTTGGATTTGCCCACAGGAGGGGATGCTACAGCACTGGGAGCTGGGCCAGGCTCTGCGACAGCGCTACCATGACTTCCTCAACACCTCTTACCACCGGCAAGAG GTGACCATCAAGAACAAGACCTCCCCTGGAGCCCCAGTGAGGGGCCAGAGCTCCCCGACCCCGCTTCCACAG CTGCTGAAGTTCCCATTGGGCCCATGTCCCCGTTTTGAACAGCTGCAGAACGAGACCCGGCGGACACCGGAGTATCAGAATGAGAGTATTCAGAATGCA CAATTTCTGGATATGGTGGCCAACGAGACAGGGCTTACAGACCTGACACTGGAGACCGTCTGGAATGTCTACGACACACTTTTCTGTGAG CAGACACACGGGCTGGTCCTGCCGCCCTGGGCCTCGCCCCAAACCATGCAGCGTCTGAGCCGGCTAAAGGACTTCAGCTTCCGCTTCCTCTTCGGGATCTACGAGCAGGCAGAGAAGGCCCGGCTGCAGGGGG GAGTCCTGCTGGCTCAGATACGGAAGAACCTGACCCTGGTGGCAACCACCTCCCCTCTCCCTAAGCTGCTGGTCTACTCTGCG CACGACACCACCCTGGTTGCTCTGCAAATGGCGTTGGATGTCTACAATGGTAAACAAGCCCCCTACGCGTCCTGCCACATATTTGAACTGTACCAGGAAGATACCGG GAATTTCTCAGTGGAAATGTACTTTCGGAACGAGACTACCAAGGCCCCCTGGCCGCTGATCCTGCCTGGCTGCCCTCACCGCTGCCCGCTGCAGGACTTCCTCCGCCTCACAGAGCCTGTTGTGCCCAAGGACTGGCAGCAGGAGTGCCGGCTGGCAAGCAGTCCTGCAGACACAGGTGAGCTGCTGCCTGCCTCCATGCTGGCCGTGCCCCAGAACAGCTTACAGTTCATATCCACAGGTCTCGAGAGAGCTGATGCACTTCCAGCCATCCTGTTGCAGGGATGGCAGTCCTTTAGCCAGCTCAGACGCTGCATGGTTTGGGGCGAGGCCCATCCTATCCCTAGACAGTTAATTTCCCACCCTGAGACGTACTCCTCGCCCTCAGTTCTTATACTAAGAGAAACTAAAAGCAACCAGGAGAGAACTGTCTTGTCCTCCTACCACCAGGTGTTCCAGCTTACTCGCTGGTACAAGCCACCACTTGGAGCCAGCCTTTCCACTTACACTCTGGGTCCATCTCTTCTCACCTCCACACGGACCCTGGTGCTCAGTGTTACCGCTCTACTGGATCAGTGTCATCTCAAAGCCTAA
- the ACP2 gene encoding lysosomal acid phosphatase isoform X6, translating to MTPGIRLTHSYFQPGTWKAIVAKPCGNREPSLPSGPLNPWICPQEGMLQHWELGQALRQRYHDFLNTSYHRQEVYVRSTDFDRTLMSAEANLAGLFPPDGMQRFNPNISWQPIPIHTVPIAEDRLLKFPLGPCPRFEQLQNETRRTPEYQNESIQNAQFLDMVANETGLTDLTLETVWNVYDTLFCEQTHGLVLPPWASPQTMQRLSRLKDFSFRFLFGIYEQAEKARLQGGVLLAQIRKNLTLVATTSPLPKLLVYSAHDTTLVALQMALDVYNGKQAPYASCHIFELYQEDTGNFSVEMYFRNETTKAPWPLILPGCPHRCPLQDFLRLTEPVVPKDWQQECRLASSPADTGFASSMLPSKGLKCRQVVTFHSGPRKKTEGVAA from the exons GAACTTGGAAAGCAATAGTGGCTAAGCCCTGTGGTAATCGTGAGCCATCCCTTCCCTCTGGGCCTCTTAACCCTTGGATTTGCCCACAGGAGGGGATGCTACAGCACTGGGAGCTGGGCCAGGCTCTGCGACAGCGCTACCATGACTTCCTCAACACCTCTTACCACCGGCAAGAG GTTTATGTGCGAAGCACAGACTTTGACCGGACTCTCATGAGTGCCGAGGCCAACCTGGCTGGACTCTTCCCTCCCGACGGGATGCAGCGCTTTAACCCAAACATCTCTTGGCAGCCTATCCCCATCCACACTGTGCCCATTGCCGAGGACAGG CTGCTGAAGTTCCCATTGGGCCCATGTCCCCGTTTTGAACAGCTGCAGAACGAGACCCGGCGGACACCGGAGTATCAGAATGAGAGTATTCAGAATGCA CAATTTCTGGATATGGTGGCCAACGAGACAGGGCTTACAGACCTGACACTGGAGACCGTCTGGAATGTCTACGACACACTTTTCTGTGAG CAGACACACGGGCTGGTCCTGCCGCCCTGGGCCTCGCCCCAAACCATGCAGCGTCTGAGCCGGCTAAAGGACTTCAGCTTCCGCTTCCTCTTCGGGATCTACGAGCAGGCAGAGAAGGCCCGGCTGCAGGGGG GAGTCCTGCTGGCTCAGATACGGAAGAACCTGACCCTGGTGGCAACCACCTCCCCTCTCCCTAAGCTGCTGGTCTACTCTGCG CACGACACCACCCTGGTTGCTCTGCAAATGGCGTTGGATGTCTACAATGGTAAACAAGCCCCCTACGCGTCCTGCCACATATTTGAACTGTACCAGGAAGATACCGG GAATTTCTCAGTGGAAATGTACTTTCGGAACGAGACTACCAAGGCCCCCTGGCCGCTGATCCTGCCTGGCTGCCCTCACCGCTGCCCGCTGCAGGACTTCCTCCGCCTCACAGAGCCTGTTGTGCCCAAGGACTGGCAGCAGGAGTGCCGGCTGGCAAGCAGTCCTGCAGACACAG GATTTGCCTCCTCCATGCTCCCTTCTAAGGGCCTGAAATGTAGACAAGTAGTCACGTTTCACTCAGGACCTAGGAAAAAGACTGAAGGAGTTGCTGCTTGA
- the ACP2 gene encoding lysosomal acid phosphatase isoform X4, giving the protein MTPGIRLTHSYFQPGTWKAIVAKPCGNREPSLPSGPLNPWICPQEGMLQHWELGQALRQRYHDFLNTSYHRQEVYVRSTDFDRTLMSAEANLAGLFPPDGMQRFNPNISWQPIPIHTVPIAEDRLLKFPLGPCPRFEQLQNETRRTPEYQNESIQNAQFLDMVANETGLTDLTLETVWNVYDTLFCEHDTTLVALQMALDVYNGKQAPYASCHIFELYQEDTGNFSVEMYFRNETTKAPWPLILPGCPHRCPLQDFLRLTEPVVPKDWQQECRLASSPADTGELLPASMLAVPQNSLQFISTGLERADALPAILLQGWQSFSQLRRCMVWGEAHPIPRQLISHPETYSSPSVLILRETKSNQERTVLSSYHQVFQLTRWYKPPLGASLSTYTLGPSLLTSTRTLVLSVTALLDQCHLKA; this is encoded by the exons GAACTTGGAAAGCAATAGTGGCTAAGCCCTGTGGTAATCGTGAGCCATCCCTTCCCTCTGGGCCTCTTAACCCTTGGATTTGCCCACAGGAGGGGATGCTACAGCACTGGGAGCTGGGCCAGGCTCTGCGACAGCGCTACCATGACTTCCTCAACACCTCTTACCACCGGCAAGAG GTTTATGTGCGAAGCACAGACTTTGACCGGACTCTCATGAGTGCCGAGGCCAACCTGGCTGGACTCTTCCCTCCCGACGGGATGCAGCGCTTTAACCCAAACATCTCTTGGCAGCCTATCCCCATCCACACTGTGCCCATTGCCGAGGACAGG CTGCTGAAGTTCCCATTGGGCCCATGTCCCCGTTTTGAACAGCTGCAGAACGAGACCCGGCGGACACCGGAGTATCAGAATGAGAGTATTCAGAATGCA CAATTTCTGGATATGGTGGCCAACGAGACAGGGCTTACAGACCTGACACTGGAGACCGTCTGGAATGTCTACGACACACTTTTCTGTGAG CACGACACCACCCTGGTTGCTCTGCAAATGGCGTTGGATGTCTACAATGGTAAACAAGCCCCCTACGCGTCCTGCCACATATTTGAACTGTACCAGGAAGATACCGG GAATTTCTCAGTGGAAATGTACTTTCGGAACGAGACTACCAAGGCCCCCTGGCCGCTGATCCTGCCTGGCTGCCCTCACCGCTGCCCGCTGCAGGACTTCCTCCGCCTCACAGAGCCTGTTGTGCCCAAGGACTGGCAGCAGGAGTGCCGGCTGGCAAGCAGTCCTGCAGACACAGGTGAGCTGCTGCCTGCCTCCATGCTGGCCGTGCCCCAGAACAGCTTACAGTTCATATCCACAGGTCTCGAGAGAGCTGATGCACTTCCAGCCATCCTGTTGCAGGGATGGCAGTCCTTTAGCCAGCTCAGACGCTGCATGGTTTGGGGCGAGGCCCATCCTATCCCTAGACAGTTAATTTCCCACCCTGAGACGTACTCCTCGCCCTCAGTTCTTATACTAAGAGAAACTAAAAGCAACCAGGAGAGAACTGTCTTGTCCTCCTACCACCAGGTGTTCCAGCTTACTCGCTGGTACAAGCCACCACTTGGAGCCAGCCTTTCCACTTACACTCTGGGTCCATCTCTTCTCACCTCCACACGGACCCTGGTGCTCAGTGTTACCGCTCTACTGGATCAGTGTCATCTCAAAGCCTAA
- the ACP2 gene encoding lysosomal acid phosphatase isoform X5: MTPGIRLTHSYFQPGTWKAIVAKPCGNREPSLPSGPLNPWICPQEGMLQHWELGQALRQRYHDFLNTSYHRQEVYVRSTDFDRTLMSAEANLAGLFPPDGMQRFNPNISWQPIPIHTVPIAEDRLLKFPLGPCPRFEQLQNETRRTPEYQNESIQNAQFLDMVANETGLTDLTLETVWNVYDTLFCEQTHGLVLPPWASPQTMQRLSRLKDFSFRFLFGIYEQAEKARLQGGVLLAQIRKNLTLVATTSPLPKLLVYSAHDTTLVALQMALDVYNGKQAPYASCHIFELYQEDTGNFSVEMYFRNETTKAPWPLILPGCPHRCPLQDFLRLTEPVVPKDWQQECRLASSPADTEVIVALAVCGSILFLLLVLLLTVLFRVQAQPPGYRHVPDGEDHA; the protein is encoded by the exons GAACTTGGAAAGCAATAGTGGCTAAGCCCTGTGGTAATCGTGAGCCATCCCTTCCCTCTGGGCCTCTTAACCCTTGGATTTGCCCACAGGAGGGGATGCTACAGCACTGGGAGCTGGGCCAGGCTCTGCGACAGCGCTACCATGACTTCCTCAACACCTCTTACCACCGGCAAGAG GTTTATGTGCGAAGCACAGACTTTGACCGGACTCTCATGAGTGCCGAGGCCAACCTGGCTGGACTCTTCCCTCCCGACGGGATGCAGCGCTTTAACCCAAACATCTCTTGGCAGCCTATCCCCATCCACACTGTGCCCATTGCCGAGGACAGG CTGCTGAAGTTCCCATTGGGCCCATGTCCCCGTTTTGAACAGCTGCAGAACGAGACCCGGCGGACACCGGAGTATCAGAATGAGAGTATTCAGAATGCA CAATTTCTGGATATGGTGGCCAACGAGACAGGGCTTACAGACCTGACACTGGAGACCGTCTGGAATGTCTACGACACACTTTTCTGTGAG CAGACACACGGGCTGGTCCTGCCGCCCTGGGCCTCGCCCCAAACCATGCAGCGTCTGAGCCGGCTAAAGGACTTCAGCTTCCGCTTCCTCTTCGGGATCTACGAGCAGGCAGAGAAGGCCCGGCTGCAGGGGG GAGTCCTGCTGGCTCAGATACGGAAGAACCTGACCCTGGTGGCAACCACCTCCCCTCTCCCTAAGCTGCTGGTCTACTCTGCG CACGACACCACCCTGGTTGCTCTGCAAATGGCGTTGGATGTCTACAATGGTAAACAAGCCCCCTACGCGTCCTGCCACATATTTGAACTGTACCAGGAAGATACCGG GAATTTCTCAGTGGAAATGTACTTTCGGAACGAGACTACCAAGGCCCCCTGGCCGCTGATCCTGCCTGGCTGCCCTCACCGCTGCCCGCTGCAGGACTTCCTCCGCCTCACAGAGCCTGTTGTGCCCAAGGACTGGCAGCAGGAGTGCCGGCTGGCAAGCAGTCCTGCAGACACAG AGGTGATCGTGGCCTTGGCTGTATGTGGctccatcctcttccttctcttagTGCTGCTCCTCACCGTCCTCTTCCGGGTGCAGGCCCAGCCTCCTGGCTACCGCCACGTCCCAGACGGGGAGGATCATGCCTGA
- the ACP2 gene encoding lysosomal acid phosphatase isoform X1 — translation MTPGIRLTHSYFQPGTWKAIVAKPCGNREPSLPSGPLNPWICPQEGMLQHWELGQALRQRYHDFLNTSYHRQEVYVRSTDFDRTLMSAEANLAGLFPPDGMQRFNPNISWQPIPIHTVPIAEDRLLKFPLGPCPRFEQLQNETRRTPEYQNESIQNAQFLDMVANETGLTDLTLETVWNVYDTLFCEQTHGLVLPPWASPQTMQRLSRLKDFSFRFLFGIYEQAEKARLQGGVLLAQIRKNLTLVATTSPLPKLLVYSAHDTTLVALQMALDVYNGKQAPYASCHIFELYQEDTGNFSVEMYFRNETTKAPWPLILPGCPHRCPLQDFLRLTEPVVPKDWQQECRLASSPADTGELLPASMLAVPQNSLQFISTGLERADALPAILLQGWQSFSQLRRCMVWGEAHPIPRQLISHPETYSSPSVLILRETKSNQERTVLSSYHQVFQLTRWYKPPLGASLSTYTLGPSLLTSTRTLVLSVTALLDQCHLKA, via the exons GAACTTGGAAAGCAATAGTGGCTAAGCCCTGTGGTAATCGTGAGCCATCCCTTCCCTCTGGGCCTCTTAACCCTTGGATTTGCCCACAGGAGGGGATGCTACAGCACTGGGAGCTGGGCCAGGCTCTGCGACAGCGCTACCATGACTTCCTCAACACCTCTTACCACCGGCAAGAG GTTTATGTGCGAAGCACAGACTTTGACCGGACTCTCATGAGTGCCGAGGCCAACCTGGCTGGACTCTTCCCTCCCGACGGGATGCAGCGCTTTAACCCAAACATCTCTTGGCAGCCTATCCCCATCCACACTGTGCCCATTGCCGAGGACAGG CTGCTGAAGTTCCCATTGGGCCCATGTCCCCGTTTTGAACAGCTGCAGAACGAGACCCGGCGGACACCGGAGTATCAGAATGAGAGTATTCAGAATGCA CAATTTCTGGATATGGTGGCCAACGAGACAGGGCTTACAGACCTGACACTGGAGACCGTCTGGAATGTCTACGACACACTTTTCTGTGAG CAGACACACGGGCTGGTCCTGCCGCCCTGGGCCTCGCCCCAAACCATGCAGCGTCTGAGCCGGCTAAAGGACTTCAGCTTCCGCTTCCTCTTCGGGATCTACGAGCAGGCAGAGAAGGCCCGGCTGCAGGGGG GAGTCCTGCTGGCTCAGATACGGAAGAACCTGACCCTGGTGGCAACCACCTCCCCTCTCCCTAAGCTGCTGGTCTACTCTGCG CACGACACCACCCTGGTTGCTCTGCAAATGGCGTTGGATGTCTACAATGGTAAACAAGCCCCCTACGCGTCCTGCCACATATTTGAACTGTACCAGGAAGATACCGG GAATTTCTCAGTGGAAATGTACTTTCGGAACGAGACTACCAAGGCCCCCTGGCCGCTGATCCTGCCTGGCTGCCCTCACCGCTGCCCGCTGCAGGACTTCCTCCGCCTCACAGAGCCTGTTGTGCCCAAGGACTGGCAGCAGGAGTGCCGGCTGGCAAGCAGTCCTGCAGACACAGGTGAGCTGCTGCCTGCCTCCATGCTGGCCGTGCCCCAGAACAGCTTACAGTTCATATCCACAGGTCTCGAGAGAGCTGATGCACTTCCAGCCATCCTGTTGCAGGGATGGCAGTCCTTTAGCCAGCTCAGACGCTGCATGGTTTGGGGCGAGGCCCATCCTATCCCTAGACAGTTAATTTCCCACCCTGAGACGTACTCCTCGCCCTCAGTTCTTATACTAAGAGAAACTAAAAGCAACCAGGAGAGAACTGTCTTGTCCTCCTACCACCAGGTGTTCCAGCTTACTCGCTGGTACAAGCCACCACTTGGAGCCAGCCTTTCCACTTACACTCTGGGTCCATCTCTTCTCACCTCCACACGGACCCTGGTGCTCAGTGTTACCGCTCTACTGGATCAGTGTCATCTCAAAGCCTAA
- the ACP2 gene encoding lysosomal acid phosphatase isoform X2 — MTPGIRLTHSYFQPGTWKAIVAKPCGNREPSLPSGPLNPWICPQEGMLQHWELGQALRQRYHDFLNTSYHRQEVYVRSTDFDRTLMSAEANLAGLFPPDGMQRFNPNISWQPIPIHTVPIAEDRLLKFPLGPCPRFEQLQNETRRTPEYQNESIQNAQFLDMVANETGLTDLTLETVWNVYDTLFCEQTHGLVLPPWASPQTMQRLSRLKDFSFRFLFGIYEQAEKARLQGGVLLAQIRKNLTLVATTSPLPKLLVYSAHDTTLVALQMALDVYNGKQAPYASCHIFELYQEDTGNFSVEMYFRNETTKAPWPLILPGCPHRCPLQDFLRLTEPVVPKDWQQECRLASSPADTGVPAYSLVQATTWSQPFHLHSGSISSHLHTDPGAQCYRSTGSVSSQSLRKTSLAHVLLQLSLLFSLPFSGVKSFKGLPRLWCHCVTAHSLRLTPDSLMSPATPRKPLLSRTNDLLLPKPVTNS, encoded by the exons GAACTTGGAAAGCAATAGTGGCTAAGCCCTGTGGTAATCGTGAGCCATCCCTTCCCTCTGGGCCTCTTAACCCTTGGATTTGCCCACAGGAGGGGATGCTACAGCACTGGGAGCTGGGCCAGGCTCTGCGACAGCGCTACCATGACTTCCTCAACACCTCTTACCACCGGCAAGAG GTTTATGTGCGAAGCACAGACTTTGACCGGACTCTCATGAGTGCCGAGGCCAACCTGGCTGGACTCTTCCCTCCCGACGGGATGCAGCGCTTTAACCCAAACATCTCTTGGCAGCCTATCCCCATCCACACTGTGCCCATTGCCGAGGACAGG CTGCTGAAGTTCCCATTGGGCCCATGTCCCCGTTTTGAACAGCTGCAGAACGAGACCCGGCGGACACCGGAGTATCAGAATGAGAGTATTCAGAATGCA CAATTTCTGGATATGGTGGCCAACGAGACAGGGCTTACAGACCTGACACTGGAGACCGTCTGGAATGTCTACGACACACTTTTCTGTGAG CAGACACACGGGCTGGTCCTGCCGCCCTGGGCCTCGCCCCAAACCATGCAGCGTCTGAGCCGGCTAAAGGACTTCAGCTTCCGCTTCCTCTTCGGGATCTACGAGCAGGCAGAGAAGGCCCGGCTGCAGGGGG GAGTCCTGCTGGCTCAGATACGGAAGAACCTGACCCTGGTGGCAACCACCTCCCCTCTCCCTAAGCTGCTGGTCTACTCTGCG CACGACACCACCCTGGTTGCTCTGCAAATGGCGTTGGATGTCTACAATGGTAAACAAGCCCCCTACGCGTCCTGCCACATATTTGAACTGTACCAGGAAGATACCGG GAATTTCTCAGTGGAAATGTACTTTCGGAACGAGACTACCAAGGCCCCCTGGCCGCTGATCCTGCCTGGCTGCCCTCACCGCTGCCCGCTGCAGGACTTCCTCCGCCTCACAGAGCCTGTTGTGCCCAAGGACTGGCAGCAGGAGTGCCGGCTGGCAAGCAGTCCTGCAGACACAG GTGTTCCAGCTTACTCGCTGGTACAAGCCACCACTTGGAGCCAGCCTTTCCACTTACACTCTGGGTCCATCTCTTCTCACCTCCACACGGACCCTGGTGCTCAGTGTTACCGCTCTACTGGATCAGTGTCATCTCAAAGCCTAAGAAAAACCTCTTTGGCCCACGTCCTTCTCCAGCTGtcactccttttctctctccccttttcgGGTGTAAAATCCTTCAAAGGCTTGCCTAGACTCTGGTGTCACTGCGTCACTGCCCATTCTCTCAGACTCACACCAGACAGTCTTATGTCACCTGCCACTCCACGGAAGCCCCTCTTGTCAAGGACCAATGACCTCCTCTTACCAAAGCCAGTGACCAATTCTTAG